tttccttctctcctttttcttcaACCGTTTACTCTTTCTTCTCTCGATCGCCAAAGCTTTGTATTACGATCGAATATAATtgttattgtattttattattttttcgtataccgtcgtgtataataatatatcgtaatgataacaataatatctCTGAAACAAGATTAATTACTAGGATAAACAGGTTCAACGATGATTTAGGTATTTCGTATTCAAACCTTCAACgtttttgtttaattaaaattgaataatggAATTTCTGCTTAACCATTCTTTGGGCTAATTATTTACACTGATTATATGCTCATTAGTCGactcattttttgaaatatttataggcgtgtataaaataataattgcgTGCTGCAATTTTATCGTGGCAATCAAGTATCGATGTTTCGGTAAATTTACCTGCGAGTTTGCGAAAggtgattctttttttttttttttcaccccaaaATCTTTTATTCACATTCGTCTTTACGACAATATTTATATCCAATTCCTTTCGTTTACACGGTTCCCACTATATTTGACGTTTTACGTACGGCAGAGTTAATTCTGGCACCTACAGAATTAAATCAATAACTTTCCCCTTTCGGGTTCAGTTATAACGGTGAAATGGTACGCCATACACGATACACCCTGCAGAAACGAGCCGCGATGCAGTTCACAATtctgtttgtgtgtgtgtgtgtgcagtTTACGAATGCAGAATTACTGCAATTATAACGAATATATAATTGAGTTTCGTCGATATCTTCAATAcctcaaattcaaattatttacgCTGTAATAATCCGACACCTACAGCTTTATCGTATTTCAAAACTGCACACAATTTTATCAAATGTGGAAACTAATGGCGTCTTCCTCCCGCTGCTATGTTCAAACCTATACTATTCCTAATTCTTTTCCTCTTGTGGATATAAAGTGGATACGCGAAGCGCCTGTCGAGAGGATGCCGGACATGCGCACTGCGATATCCGCAAAGGCGTAACTCTGGACTATCAACCCTTAAAGTCGCTCGTTTTTTTactcaataatttttcaattgtaatacatcatttttaaatccaGGATGGCGATACATCCAAATTCggacttcagattcgtgatcagcgaaCCCAAAAACCCCCCGAGTAACAATCAAGTTTCGGCCAGAATCATCGAATCTTGATAGTTAATTCGATTCcacatccgccatattggatccgccatcttggattgagaaattatcaaattcgaacttcagattcgtgatcggcgaacccaaaaacccccgatTGACGATTAAATTTCGGCCAgaatcatcaaatttttttatttccatattACATCTGCGATCTTGGATTTAGAGATTATCAAATTCCTACTTCAAGTTCGCGATTAGAGATCGTAAAAATCACcgagttacaaaattcaagcCAAAAtagtgagttgaaaaatttatgactCAAAACGTTGATATcgagtattttctttttaccccGCAATTAACGATGTGATGATTATtaatatcgtaatttttttacgatataaaaaagtgaaactgagtggttataaaaataatcgaaactACTAAGTCGGGAtatcgtgtttttttttttctttcgcggTTGGTAATCGGCAGCtgattttcataaatatgaaaatttcacgatacCATTGTTTTGACTTCGTTTTTGCATTTAATTGATTGATGCTTACGTAATTTCAACCTTGAATGAATGCgaataataatgacaacatAATTGTATCTACAAGTCATAATCTTTCCCTGCAGACAAAAATTCGAACCAATAGCGCCAATCGGAGTATCCGATAATGAATTAAGCTTCGAATCGatcgattaaaataaaaaaccccGTTTACGATCCATCCGATAGTAAAGGAATTCGCAggacgttgaaaaaattgttctttgaaattttttcgtcattcctTCTTGTACAATTACAGAGTGATAAATTTCTCTGAATTTTCGCCGACTTTCCTGACCATTCTTCAAATTCCCTGAGactttcaaattaaaaataagaataataatatacccAGCGATCGATCATCTGCGGTAGATTGAACAGATATTGCAGGAATACGCGGTATATTGATGATACATTCACGGTTGTCGTCTTAGCAACGAGTTTAAACAATGTCGTTAATTTCCTGCCGCATcaggaaagaaggaagaaaagagAATAGACGGTGTAAACTCGTTAGGTtaaaaaacgataaaattcCACATCAGCTGCAGCGccatttgattttttactccaCGCACAATCAAATATCATAACTGCAGGTAAGTTTTTTAAAACAGACTTTCCTTCCGCTCTTCCATCACATTGACAGTTCTGCTACATGCAtgtatggggaattccatgcgaatcGAACAAACGTCTGACCCTCGCCATTTTTGAttcgattcaaaaaaatttctgcgaTTGTCTCAACTCTTATTATCAGtgtcctgttttttttttctctttagaCTTCTTATTCAATTGGTtacttatttatcaatattgagagtgattttgaaaaaggcctttttttgaaattctccaAAACTGTACCTTCTTTTCCGAACATTTCATGATGGCTGATTTTTTAGCACCTTTAATCTTTCGATCAACTAAAACATCGTCTGACCATCtaaaaattcccaaaaaattgtcaaaagttctatttttcacttaGAACATTTCTAGACTGGTTCAATTTttggctatttttttttcctctcattcaactaattttttcaacttcataATCGTaggaaataaaagttttagGAATTTCTTGGGAACTTTCAATGTcttaattgattaaaaagtTTAATAGTGCGCAAAaaaacactaaaaaaaaaaattcagacatCATGGGGCCAGTCtcaaaatgtttaaaaatgaaaatgcaatttttcaaaattttaaaaaacgtcCCTTTCAAGATCAGtctcaatatttatacataatcaACTAGATAAAtgaaacgtttaaaaaaaattcaggacgCTGTTTCAGATTTGGgacaatttcagaaaaaatgtttccaactaaatcaaaaatttgttaGGATCAGGCGCTTATTcggttcgcatggaattcaCCACACGTACTTTATTTCACTGCAGATACTTTTTACACACCGCGAGGCAAGTGTAAAACTCACATAACCATGGAACCAAGGACTGAAAGGGTCGCGATTGGCGTCGGAGCGATCCACAATCCAGCAAGAGCGCAATACAGCGAAGAAACGCGAAATTTGATAAAGAGTATGAATTGCAGAAATAATacaatatgaatatttatagaGTCGATCGATAATAATAAGTTAGTTGTTTTCAACTCACTTcttatatttttactttcctcTACGTGATCTCACTCTggttgtttgtttgtttctttgttttttttttttacgtgtttttttttcaatttgtaatttaaattattatttaaattaaaaagaCGCCCGTGTACGTATTGCGTattgttttacttttcttgCGTCAAGAATTTCTCCCGCATCCTCAATCGTTTTTTGCGAAAACTAAGACTGGAATCTATTACggaattgttaaattttgtcTCAGAATTTTGTTCAAGTCTTACCCTCGTCGTTTAagtaatttgtaaatttccGTAGTCGTAAGTTACCAGGATTAATAATCATATTcgcattttatttcttccttctctcttcttcGTTCGTTAATATCTTGGCCAAATTACAGTTCTTATGGAAGAGTCTAGACTAACAATGATGCAGAGGAAATCTATACAAGACGCCGTCGACAGAGGTGAATCACTGCCACCGCCTTCGGCAACGAAAACCGCAAAAAcaaagaacgaaaaatttgCCGAAGCACAggtatttttacaaaacacTTTGTTATTGCTCTTtcacgattatttatttcctttttcttcgtttaaaaatcggtgaaattcttttttaacACCTTCaatacctataatatataacCTGAATCGTTATcatcattaattattatacacaggTAATGTTTCCATGCGTATGGAAGAAACGATCTCAAGATATAATTACAAAAAGCGGTGCCTACGAAAGGGAACAATTTAGACGGACGGCACCATTGCGtaagaatttttatcatacttttacaatctgaaattttttcgcatAATATGTCTTCCGGTTCTCTGATAAGTagttcgtaattttttcaaagttcatAGTTTTTGGTTgtttgtttgtatttttttttttatttctcttcttctacagtgattttctcattctcttttATCCTCAGTTAacaaagagaaacaaaaacgaCATCTCGCATGCATAATGGCATATGGTAAAGACATGCCGCCGACTCCGCACGGTCCGAAACTTCTTCACAGAGGTCGAAAAATTATGCGTAAAATACCAGAAGACGTAGATCCGTTGAACGAAAGtgagtttttctttctttgttcaaTTATCGTttcttccaaaaaaaaaatgcaaattttctctcgagaagaatttttatttactatttttttatttatttattgacaaattgtaattttatcgCAGTTGTAAAATCGATCGAGGAAAGAATCGAGTTCGTACACGAAATGGAAAGTTTGGGCCAGGGTAAAAAATATCGCCCGATAATACAGCAGGAAATAGCAGAGAAATTGAGGCTATTAGAAAAGATCGATAAGCAAAGATCGGCCGACGttaaaaaaatcgtacaaCGATTCGAGCCTGATAAATCCTCACCAAAACCTCCCTTTCCCCTCGGAGAATTGGATTGCTAATAATCGCCTCCATAATTCAGGAAAAAAACCAGACGGGGAGGTGAAAATTAAGTATAAAGTAATCAACGagtagttaaatttttttttttttttcttttttcaatataaaaaatgataatgaagaaataaTGATTTCAAGTATCGATTATTGTCCATATTACTGTGTACCCAGAATTGTTCAGAATTTCAATTGTTCAACAATATTTAGCTGGACCGATTTTTGGGCAAGTTtagatgaatgaataaaataaataaacatacataATAAccgtaaaaaattatcgacgattttaaaaattcagccGTAACGgttgttcatttttcttcttctccaaCTATTTCATTTGTAAACTGTACTCACTTGCGcggtaaaaattcatcaaaaaatcattcataGATCCGGAATTTGTATGTTCGACGAATATATTCTAATAGGTGATAATCTATATTTGGGTACTGTGAGCAACAGACGGTCCTAAATTCCGAATTCCCTAGCTGAGCGTCAATTTCCTAGAAGTTGTGCCGTTCGTTCTGCACGTAGACCGGTTTACATTTACCGGTAAATAGAAAGTTATTGTAAAATCAATCCAAGGTCAATTTATActtttaattaattgaattaatttttatatatattcgtaaACGCCTACAGTTATATATACTTGTTGGCAAAAAATATATCCCATTCTGCCTAAAATCATGCAGCAACTAATTACCGGTATAATTTTTCCCGGTAAAGGGCTACGACAAGGAATCATCATACGGAATCTATTATATAATTACCACATAATTAGTCGAATCGGGAATATTTGTATTgccaaaaattaatattggTAATAGCTTAACAAGAATCATTATTActtacgaatatatatatagatagtTTTATTACCtacaaaatggaaaaaaaaaacggcttCGTAACTTGCATAGTTTCCGAGATATCCAGATGAGAGTGTTTGCATAGCCCTCATctcgtgttaatcaaatgggaaaaattcaaaccggatGCGTCACCTTTTAGAATTAAGACACCGTGCTCCGATTTCACGAGGCTTCGTTTGCGACTCAAAACTAACTTTTTCGAAGgtacgtaagaaaaaaaaaatttaaaaaaaaaacaccctaatacatatatatatatatatatatatatatatatatatatatatataatacatatatatatataaacataaatTGACGATATTGATGAacgatattttgtttatttaatctGTTACcgtgtttttctttcaccgacaattttcgaataaatgtTTATATGATGTCGAAAGCCGGAACTGTAATGGATGAGCAAATCTGCATTGTACAATAATAACACTATCACGACCATCGCTATCTTTTTACAAGGACATAAACGTCGTCTGTAGAAATGTAGAAAACTTAAAAATAACCGGAGTTTGGACAGAAAGAGCAaaagagatagatagatagatagataggtCGATAGATAGATAGTACGTTTTATGCTCTAGATAACTTTTACTTTCTacttgaaaataaactaaatataaaatgatgaaaataaacgtaagcaaaatattaattagtatacgatataaaaaaatcgacctgtatatatatatatatggatataaaTAAGGTAAGAAGTAactagagagagagagagagagagagaaagccCGTCAGTTACATTAATCCCTCCTCAACTTGAGCCTCAGGCTACCGATAGTAGGTATTTATTAGCCAGTCTCGTTACTGGTTGTCTGACTTGAAGTGTGTGTATGCGTCTTACATTCGCACACATTGCTGGAAAAGATTATATTCCGGAAAGATTGTTTATCTAATCTTTGCTACGCTGCTGTAGCGTTCTTTTACGCAACTACACCGCGCCGTCTCAGTCGGTTCATACCATTCTTGGTATTCACTTTGTTCGTTGTGTTTTCCTACGGATAGCGGACGGTAGAAGTGACCAACCACTCCTCGCATGTTGCGAGTGCAATTGTGCGTAGGTAGTTTACACCATAGGCGAGTATTATAACAATGTGAAAGCGACTGAGTAATTGGAAACAGATAATTTTAAAGTGCAGTTATAACAACACCGATGTGATCGCATAGTGATCATGAAACCTTCGAACAGAAACGCGAAGCTCAAAGAAATTCTCGGCCTTATTCAGCGGCCGGATTACAACGCGGCGTCAGAATCGACCTTCGACGATCTCCTTTCACACATCGAGAAGAGCATTTCAAACAGAtgtaagatttttcaaactttgcgTATCTTCCGATATGTATTTTGAAATCGAGAtcaaagcatttttttttacaacgttgCGCAGGTTGCAGAAGCTGCGACATCGACAAGTCGATCCTGCAAAAATGGGTTCTAAACGCACTGGCAGCATGGACTTCGGCCGAGAAGAAACCGAGTCAGTCAGTGATAGTGTTCACCGTGAAACTGGTTGGACTTCTGAGCCGCGACGAGTTCGATTTTCTATTCTGGTACCGCGAGGATGCGTTCAAAAAAATGTGCGCAGCTTTCGCGTTCAAGAAAGACGACATTCAGACGTCCGTTAAGGTTGCCTACGTTGGAATGTTCCTCCAATTCGTTAATCACAAGAGCGGACGACGTTGGATCATCGAGTCTGGTGAGCGTGAACCGAGGTTTGACGATCAACTAGTAACATTAATCGAGAACCAAAGTCTCATCTTGGAGGCAATATCAAACACGATGTGAATATGATTCGTTTCACAGGTGCATGGAAAGAAGTGGTCAAACTCACCGAATCGAGTAAACAGCCGCAGGTCGTGACCAgtgagagtaaaaaattcgTCTGCAAATTACTCCTCGCCGAATCGTCGAACACGACATTTTGCGAACAAGTGATTTCGGTGATCGCCCAGCCTCTGATCAACCGCAATATCGCCACTCCGGTTCATCCTGAGCTCGAAGATCTCAACAATCCGGCACAAAATGCCGAGTTTTTCACCGCGTTGGAACTGATAACTGAGGTAATGGAGAAAACGGTGTTCGCCACGATGGACAACACCATACCGCGTCTTGTGGCGACGATGACGAGTCTAGATTTGCAGCTTCAAATCTTGTTCGAAACATGCACAAGCCAAAGTTTCTACCGTCACATTATGAACCTGATGTATCTGATTGTGTTCACAAGACTGAAGGACGGAATGACGGTACCCGACGGAGTGGTCGAGAAAGAAGTTTGGAGGGTATTCAAGGATAGCTTAAGGTACATCGAATCGGTGCTGATAGTCAAGAGACACATCCAGGACATCGTCATAggcgaaaaaatattcttgactTACTTGAAAAGGATGAACAAGTTATGCGAAATCAATGAACccgacgataaaaaaatcgagCATCACGCCATTCTGATGATGGTAAGAAGAAGTCAGATCGGGATCGGAGGATTCAAATCTGTTCACTTATAACGAGAATCATGTTTGCGGTATTTCATCTCAGTCTTGTTTCTCACTTGCAGCTAATGCCGATGTCATCATGCGTAGCGAGAGGCGAGGTTGATGTGGATATAATCGAAACGTTGGCATACAAACTTATGTCAATGACTGACCCCGCTACCCAGAGATTGAGCTACATGGTTCGAAGTACCGTTCTCAACGACGATGACCTACCGGCGGAAGATATCGCCAAAACTTCGGCCCGGCTGTCAATCGATGTCCTGGACATCGTTGACAGAGTAAGCTTCGATCGAACCCATTAACTTGGTGATAATGAACAGTGTTGTGACTTATAATATCCTCGACATTCTTCTCGTTCACAGGACAGCATGGTGGTCATATTTCAAGTGATGTCGCACACGTTGAACAACTACGTTAACTTGCGGAGCAGTAAAATGTGTCCGAACGAAGTGAGTTGCACCGGTTTCGCAGATCTCAAACAAGACGACATAAAGAATGTAAGAATTGATAGACGAAAGTGGCGAGTTCGCGGGGATCCGATTATCAAATTCCCAGACCTCTTGTCTACACTGATGGACGGTATCGCGACGATTCTGACCAAGTATCAACTCAAGTGGCAAGACTGTTTGGAAACCATAAGCATTCTCACCCTGGCAGAAGACATCATCAATCATCCAAAAATCACTCCGAAGGTCAGTTTGTACCTGATTTTTGAATCTTTTAGATACAAACGATCTGCCAATGATACGTTCGTTCGAAGGGCTTAGCATTGATCAATCACACAGTGCCAACTCATTGAACCTATCTTGAAACCTTCCACTTTCAAATACctacaatttcaataaaaattcttgtGTGAATATTTACGGATATAATACTtggtattaaaatttcaagaattttaaTACTTAGGAATTTTCAAAAGAGTGTTCGTACTTAATCTTAGAGCATACGATAATAGTTGTCAACGATGTCTTCGGCTTGTCAGAGATTATTTTACGCAACTTCCAAAGCATGAGTGTtaggtatttgaaaaaaaaaacatcgtaTGTGgcatttcaaatgaatttgtgcgatataaattattttcgttaAGATTCAAATATCTCATCGCACGAGTAAAGACAACAAAGTTGGATAGCACAGCACCAAATTGATCAATTGGTCTCTATTTACTTTGGAATAAATTTGACGTATTCATGTTCACTTATCCTAATATCATTCAAGGTATGTGTCCAAGCACTGACACTGTGCAAATTGGCAGTGGAAAATTTTATGGCACCAAAATTGGCATTGTTGGTGCAATCCGACAGTCGCGAGGATGAAATGGGATGCATTTTGTACAAAAGAATGCACGATCCTAACTGGAAGGTCAGGACTAGTACTTTGGACGTGATTAGAACGATTGCGACGATATCGGAACACAGTAAGACCCCGGAACaagaattaaataatgaaaaaatatttgaaccaAATTCAGTACTGTGAATTTAATCCCTGCGTTATAAAATCATTCTTCCAGAATATCCAGCCTACCAAGATTTGCTCATTGTGAATGGATTCCCAGAGCTAACAATCGACATGGCCATAAACGACGACAATCGTTACGTTCGATCAGGGGCGCTCATatgcataataatttttgtcaaaataaaCAGAATATGgaacgaaaaatttgtcaaccTTGATTTGCCAGTAAGTCGATCACTTTTGACGTTGTTTTGTTGaacggtgtaaaaaattcacttgTGATGTCTCACGCGTGACGAATCACCacgatttctttctttcagaAATTAGCCATTGATCTAATGACCAACGAAAGCGAAGCGATAGTGCGGAGAGAAGCGGTTATGCTTGTCAAAGAGTTGTACGTTCAAAGGAAATGGCCGTGAGTTTCAAATGTTCCCCTTTAACGATGTAAATCAAAGTGATGAACAAAACGTTTCGACAAGCATTCGAATCATTTCGTGACTAACGCTTTGGGTTCATGACTTTTGCAGAAGATCAACGGTGAACGAAATGACGCAAGCAATGTGTGTGGTGGCCATTTCGGATCTTGACTGGGAAGTCAAGGTGAACGCGATTCTATTCTGGAAAGAAGTTATAAAATCGCATTTCTGCGACCAGGGTATGCTAGACGGAACGTTTCCGACCCACACATTTTCCAAGGAACATAGAAAAATAGTTTCCCTCGACGAACAGGAAATAAGAAAACGAATTCTGAAGGCCCTCGACGAATTAGCGAATCGCAGTTGCCTCGGTgtaagttttcaatttcattctaaAAGTGTTTTGGACACGTGCCTTTATCACAGTTGATTATACTGAAAATTCGTTGACAAACTTTTGCTCTGCAGGTACTCCTGGTCACTTTAGAAGACGAAAGTGATTTCCAAGTCCGCAAAGCATCCGGAGACATAGTAAAGAGACTTAAGCAATCTTTTGTAACTTACAAGATAAGCCCGTCTTGCAGCATGGAAACCGCTTATCGCAATCAAGACCGTGTTACGACATCCGGCAACTCATCACCGGACAACAACAGTCTAGGTCGTCGGACTGCGGATCTGCAGAGTGAAACTGGAGAATCCGAAGATAATCACGAGTTGCAAGCGAACCTTATAAACTCGTTTACAGACGCTAAggaagtgaattttttctcaccagTTAACGAAGGCATGCATCAGATGAGCATAAACGCCAACGGAAAATTGACCAATGAGGAGAAGTTAGAACGCGCGTCTAAAGTCGGAAGAAATGAATTCATACAATCCGTTGTAACGTGTGACGTCGACAGTTTCATAAACGAAAAAAGTAACTCGCTAGAGAAGATGTGCACGAGCAATTTCGAATCTGTCGTTAGAGACATTATCATTGCTCACAATGAAGGAAATAACACGACTGTCATTGACCGATTTATCTAATAGGGGTCGatcaagtttgaaattgaaatacaaGTAAATAAGCTTGGTTTCTTTACTTTATAGAATACCTACTACAATTTTACAGACATCGCATTCTGTTTGACTGACCATGACCTGATATTTGTACAGTTATCAAAACCAAATCATAAACGGAAGCATAATATCGAATACAATTTCTCTTTTGCACTCGATTATTATAAAcagagtgaatttctaacGACCGCATCGTCCTTCGTTTACTAAAATTGAATACGCACATGCCGCGATCCGAGATCAACTGTCTGCCAGGGCAACCAACCGTCACAaatgtaatttcaaaaatgttttcggAGGTAGTTATGCTCATTTCATAACTGGcaaaattttcgaggttagggACAGTTGGTCGACCTGGTAAACAATTGCTCTCGGATCGTGGCGCGTGCGCATTCAATTTTAGCAAACGTCCGATCTGCATacagtcgttaggaattcactctgtcTATGTAaaaggtatacatataatggCGCGATAGTTACATGATTATTAAAATCATGCATAATGGATCTGATGATAACTTACCGTCCGATCATCGGAGAAACTTTGTCAACTATCAATCCATTCTGATCACCACTCACTTGATCACCACTTCACATAAATTTCACGTAACTTAAGTTTTTACGCGAAGAGCTCAGTGTATCGTAATCAAGCGCGCAAACGATTGCGAAACTGAAAACCTTCCAAATGACTTCACCACACAACCGACGCATCTAAAACTGTTCAagtttgaataacaaaataatttccaacCAACTTCACGTCATTGCAAGTACCTAATTTGCATAAATTGACgtgaattcaaattatttcaaatgggTTATGCAGCGCATAAGTTCAGGTGAATTTAAATGACTGATTCAAATGAATGAAACGGACTTCAAATGACTTCCATTGGCTTCATATGAATTCGAGTGAATCATAAGACGAATTCTTATTAAGTGTTTAATG
This region of Neodiprion virginianus isolate iyNeoVirg1 chromosome 7, iyNeoVirg1.1, whole genome shotgun sequence genomic DNA includes:
- the LOC124308537 gene encoding UPF0193 protein EVG1, which produces MEPRTERVAIGVGAIHNPARAQYSEETRNLIKILMEESRLTMMQRKSIQDAVDRGESLPPPSATKTAKTKNEKFAEAQVMFPCVWKKRSQDIITKSGAYEREQFRRTAPLLNKEKQKRHLACIMAYGKDMPPTPHGPKLLHRGRKIMRKIPEDVDPLNEIVKSIEERIEFVHEMESLGQGKKYRPIIQQEIAEKLRLLEKIDKQRSADVKKIVQRFEPDKSSPKPPFPLGELDC
- the LOC124308522 gene encoding uncharacterized protein LOC124308522 isoform X1, with product MKPSNRNAKLKEILGLIQRPDYNAASESTFDDLLSHIEKSISNRCCRSCDIDKSILQKWVLNALAAWTSAEKKPSQSVIVFTVKLVGLLSRDEFDFLFWYREDAFKKMCAAFAFKKDDIQTSVKVAYVGMFLQFVNHKSGRRWIIESGAWKEVVKLTESSKQPQVVTSESKKFVCKLLLAESSNTTFCEQVISVIAQPLINRNIATPVHPELEDLNNPAQNAEFFTALELITEVMEKTVFATMDNTIPRLVATMTSLDLQLQILFETCTSQSFYRHIMNLMYLIVFTRLKDGMTVPDGVVEKEVWRVFKDSLRYIESVLIVKRHIQDIVIGEKIFLTYLKRMNKLCEINEPDDKKIEHHAILMMLMPMSSCVARGEVDVDIIETLAYKLMSMTDPATQRLSYMVRSTVLNDDDLPAEDIAKTSARLSIDVLDIVDRDSMVVIFQVMSHTLNNYVNLRSSKMCPNEVSCTGFADLKQDDIKNVRIDRRKWRVRGDPIIKFPDLLSTLMDGIATILTKYQLKWQDCLETISILTLAEDIINHPKITPKVCVQALTLCKLAVENFMAPKLALLVQSDSREDEMGCILYKRMHDPNWKVRTSTLDVIRTIATISEHKYPAYQDLLIVNGFPELTIDMAINDDNRYVRSGALICIIIFVKINRIWNEKFVNLDLPKLAIDLMTNESEAIVRREAVMLVKELYVQRKWPRSTVNEMTQAMCVVAISDLDWEVKVNAILFWKEVIKSHFCDQGMLDGTFPTHTFSKEHRKIVSLDEQEIRKRILKALDELANRSCLGVLLVTLEDESDFQVRKASGDIVKRLKQSFVTYKISPSCSMETAYRNQDRVTTSGNSSPDNNSLGRRTADLQSETGESEDNHELQANLINSFTDAKEVNFFSPVNEGMHQMSINANGKLTNEEKLERASKVGRNEFIQSVVTCDVDSFINEKSNSLEKMCTSNFESVVRDIIIAHNEGNNTTVIDRFI
- the LOC124308522 gene encoding uncharacterized protein LOC124308522 isoform X2 is translated as MRSKKCAQLSRSRKTTFRRPLRLPTLECSSNSLITRADDVGSSSLVSVNRGAWKEVVKLTESSKQPQVVTSESKKFVCKLLLAESSNTTFCEQVISVIAQPLINRNIATPVHPELEDLNNPAQNAEFFTALELITEVMEKTVFATMDNTIPRLVATMTSLDLQLQILFETCTSQSFYRHIMNLMYLIVFTRLKDGMTVPDGVVEKEVWRVFKDSLRYIESVLIVKRHIQDIVIGEKIFLTYLKRMNKLCEINEPDDKKIEHHAILMMLMPMSSCVARGEVDVDIIETLAYKLMSMTDPATQRLSYMVRSTVLNDDDLPAEDIAKTSARLSIDVLDIVDRDSMVVIFQVMSHTLNNYVNLRSSKMCPNEVSCTGFADLKQDDIKNVRIDRRKWRVRGDPIIKFPDLLSTLMDGIATILTKYQLKWQDCLETISILTLAEDIINHPKITPKVCVQALTLCKLAVENFMAPKLALLVQSDSREDEMGCILYKRMHDPNWKVRTSTLDVIRTIATISEHKYPAYQDLLIVNGFPELTIDMAINDDNRYVRSGALICIIIFVKINRIWNEKFVNLDLPKLAIDLMTNESEAIVRREAVMLVKELYVQRKWPRSTVNEMTQAMCVVAISDLDWEVKVNAILFWKEVIKSHFCDQGMLDGTFPTHTFSKEHRKIVSLDEQEIRKRILKALDELANRSCLGVLLVTLEDESDFQVRKASGDIVKRLKQSFVTYKISPSCSMETAYRNQDRVTTSGNSSPDNNSLGRRTADLQSETGESEDNHELQANLINSFTDAKEVNFFSPVNEGMHQMSINANGKLTNEEKLERASKVGRNEFIQSVVTCDVDSFINEKSNSLEKMCTSNFESVVRDIIIAHNEGNNTTVIDRFI